A single genomic interval of Candidatus Bipolaricaulis anaerobius harbors:
- the arcC gene encoding carbamate kinase → MTKKTVVVALGGNAILQPGQKGTFEEQYGNVQRTVEQLAAMVLSGKWRLVITHGNGPQVGNILLQQDAAKAVVPPMPMDVCGAESQGFIGYMIQQAFHNVLAHAGRGDIPVATIVTQVLVDKADPAFENPTKPVGPFYSAEEAKRLQAEKGWHVVEDAGRGWRRVVPSPDPKAIVEREAIRLLVENRAIVVASGGGGIPVIKEDGTYRGVEAVIDKDLAGERLAEDVGAAVFLILTDVDRVRLNYKRPGEKVLDRLTVAEAKGYAQQGHFAKGSMEPKVKACVRFIEAGGERAVIASLAQAVEAAEGRAGTQVVRG, encoded by the coding sequence GTGACGAAGAAGACGGTCGTGGTGGCCCTGGGGGGTAACGCGATCCTCCAGCCGGGGCAAAAGGGGACGTTCGAGGAGCAGTACGGCAACGTCCAGCGCACGGTGGAGCAGCTGGCGGCGATGGTCCTCTCGGGAAAATGGCGCCTCGTGATCACCCACGGCAACGGCCCCCAGGTGGGGAACATCCTCCTCCAGCAGGATGCGGCGAAGGCGGTGGTCCCCCCGATGCCGATGGACGTCTGCGGGGCGGAGTCGCAGGGGTTCATCGGGTACATGATCCAACAGGCGTTCCATAATGTGCTCGCCCACGCGGGGCGGGGCGATATCCCCGTGGCGACGATCGTCACCCAGGTCCTGGTGGACAAGGCCGACCCCGCCTTCGAGAATCCCACCAAGCCGGTGGGCCCGTTCTATTCTGCCGAGGAGGCGAAGCGCCTCCAGGCGGAGAAGGGGTGGCACGTCGTTGAGGACGCCGGGCGCGGCTGGCGGCGGGTCGTCCCCTCTCCAGACCCCAAGGCGATCGTGGAGCGGGAGGCGATCCGTCTATTGGTCGAGAACCGGGCGATCGTCGTCGCCTCCGGCGGTGGGGGGATCCCGGTGATCAAGGAGGATGGGACCTATCGGGGCGTGGAGGCGGTGATCGACAAGGACCTCGCTGGGGAAAGGCTCGCCGAGGATGTGGGAGCGGCGGTGTTCCTCATCCTCACCGATGTGGACCGGGTGCGCCTGAACTACAAGAGGCCTGGGGAGAAGGTCCTCGACCGGTTGACGGTCGCCGAGGCGAAGGGGTACGCGCAACAGGGGCACTTCGCCAAGGGCTCGATGGAGCCGAAGGTCAAGGCTTGTGTGCGGTTCATCGAGGCTGGAGGGGAGCGAGCTGTGATCGCCTCCCTCGCCCAGGCGGTGGAGGCCGCGGAGGGCCGCGCGGGGACACAGGTCGTGCGGGGGTAG
- a CDS encoding tRNA pseudouridine(54/55) synthase Pus10 — translation MDPLELAASLASAGPICDRCLGRRFAGLGSGVPNAERGRILRAAAGGGASVPEGRCWVCQGLWPTLAARAREAAELVRDREFATFLFGVRLSPRHEAVEEFLAERFPSPWAEPFRRDVNRELGKAFERELAGREATVDFARPDVQFTVDLDTGAIALTVAPAFFYGRYRKLARGIPQTHWPCRSCRGRGCVSCGGTGKQYPTSVEELVLPAFLAASGGTGGHLHGAGREDIDARMLGRGRPFVIEVKEPTIRTLDLEAIAREVNAAAAGKVEVLDLRPGTADLVAQVKEERADKRYRARIELARPVDEEAFTRAVGALVGEIEQRTPERVRHRRADLVRRRRVLAATGRLLSPTEAEVEILCQGGLYVKELISGDGGATQPNLASLLSIPARVAELDVVEVRDGF, via the coding sequence GTGGACCCGCTCGAACTCGCCGCCTCTCTTGCCTCCGCGGGGCCGATCTGCGATCGGTGCCTCGGGCGTCGCTTCGCTGGGCTGGGCTCCGGTGTCCCCAATGCGGAGCGGGGGAGGATCCTCCGTGCCGCAGCCGGCGGCGGGGCGTCGGTCCCCGAGGGACGGTGCTGGGTCTGCCAAGGCCTGTGGCCGACCCTCGCTGCGCGGGCCCGCGAGGCGGCCGAACTCGTTCGGGATCGGGAGTTCGCCACGTTCCTCTTCGGCGTGCGCCTCTCCCCCCGCCACGAGGCGGTGGAGGAGTTCCTCGCTGAGCGGTTCCCCTCCCCGTGGGCCGAACCGTTCAGGCGCGATGTGAATCGGGAGCTGGGGAAGGCGTTCGAGCGGGAACTGGCGGGGCGGGAGGCGACGGTGGACTTCGCCCGCCCGGACGTACAGTTCACGGTGGACCTCGACACGGGGGCGATCGCGCTCACCGTCGCCCCGGCCTTCTTCTACGGCCGGTACCGGAAGCTCGCGCGGGGGATCCCCCAAACCCACTGGCCGTGCCGGAGCTGCCGTGGCCGGGGCTGCGTGAGCTGCGGGGGGACGGGGAAGCAGTACCCGACCTCGGTCGAGGAGCTCGTGCTCCCCGCGTTCCTCGCCGCCAGCGGCGGCACGGGAGGCCACCTCCACGGGGCAGGGCGGGAGGACATCGACGCGCGGATGCTCGGCCGGGGTCGGCCGTTCGTGATCGAGGTCAAGGAGCCCACGATCCGCACCCTCGACCTGGAGGCGATTGCCCGCGAGGTGAACGCTGCCGCCGCGGGGAAGGTGGAGGTCCTCGACCTCCGACCGGGCACGGCGGACCTCGTGGCCCAGGTGAAGGAGGAACGGGCCGACAAAAGGTACCGGGCGCGGATCGAGCTTGCACGGCCGGTGGACGAGGAGGCCTTCACGCGGGCCGTGGGGGCGCTTGTGGGGGAGATCGAGCAGCGGACCCCGGAGCGGGTCCGTCATCGGCGGGCTGACCTCGTCCGCCGGCGGAGGGTCCTCGCGGCCACGGGCCGCCTCCTCTCCCCCACGGAAGCGGAGGTCGAGATCCTCTGTCAGGGTGGGCTGTACGTGAAGGAGCTCATCTCCGGGGACGGCGGGGCGACCCAGCCCAACCTTGCCTCCCTCCTCAGCATCCCGGCGCGGGTCGCGGAACTGGACGTCGTGGAGGTGCGGGATGGGTTCTGA
- a CDS encoding ornithine carbamoyltransferase — protein MSSFFRGRHFITCQDYTRDEIDVFLDVARELKLKFAHDEPTPWLLYKTVFMIFYDSSTRTRNSIEAGITQLGGHAHFLTPDKLQLSHGETPEDTAEVLSRLGHAIAIRACEYGKGNEYLRRTAARSRVPVLNLQDDVYHPMQVLADIMTIRERFGTDLHGVKVGISWAYAESHLKPLSVPQSQILLFARYGMDITLAYPEKFDLSPEIMAQARENAAHHGGKITVTHDMDEAFDKADVVIPKNWGGFFAASTPEGIVAETKKHRDWICDERRMKLTRRHAIYMHALPADRGKEVTDAVIDGPQSVVYDEAENRLHTAKAVMALTMGGRP, from the coding sequence ATGTCCAGTTTCTTCCGAGGGCGGCACTTCATCACGTGCCAGGACTACACCCGCGACGAGATCGACGTCTTTCTGGACGTGGCGCGGGAGCTGAAACTGAAGTTCGCTCACGATGAGCCAACCCCATGGCTCCTCTACAAGACGGTGTTCATGATCTTCTACGACAGCTCCACCCGGACGCGGAATTCGATCGAGGCCGGGATCACCCAGCTCGGCGGACATGCGCATTTTCTCACCCCAGACAAGCTCCAGCTCTCCCATGGCGAGACCCCGGAGGACACGGCGGAGGTCCTGTCGCGTCTCGGGCACGCGATCGCGATCCGCGCCTGCGAGTACGGGAAGGGGAACGAGTACCTGCGCCGGACCGCTGCCCGGTCGCGGGTCCCTGTCCTCAACCTGCAGGATGACGTGTACCACCCGATGCAGGTTCTCGCCGACATCATGACGATTCGGGAGCGATTCGGGACGGATCTCCACGGAGTGAAGGTCGGGATCAGCTGGGCCTACGCTGAATCGCACCTCAAGCCCCTGTCTGTCCCGCAATCGCAGATCCTCCTCTTCGCGCGGTACGGGATGGACATCACCCTTGCCTACCCGGAGAAGTTCGATCTCAGCCCGGAGATCATGGCCCAGGCCCGGGAGAACGCGGCCCACCACGGGGGCAAGATCACGGTGACCCACGATATGGACGAAGCGTTCGACAAGGCCGATGTCGTGATCCCGAAGAACTGGGGCGGCTTTTTCGCCGCCTCGACCCCGGAGGGGATCGTCGCCGAGACGAAGAAGCATCGGGACTGGATCTGCGACGAGCGGCGGATGAAGCTGACGCGGCGTCACGCGATCTACATGCATGCCCTTCCCGCTGACCGCGGCAAGGAGGTCACGGATGCGGTGATCGACGGGCCGCAGTCGGTGGTGTACGACGAGGCGGAGAACCGGCTCCACACGGCGAAGGCGGTCATGGCGCTCACGATGGGCGGGAGACCATAG
- a CDS encoding FadR/GntR family transcriptional regulator, whose amino-acid sequence MAEQILEAIRRGAFAPEARLPSEAELAQMMGVSRPTVREALSGLAAVGLIEPRVGIGNFVRPPTEPLARQALLLLESEASCLEIMEARTVLEPPLAELAARKRTEAQAERLEAIGAELGSLADPTTFDAYFSADKGFHLALVEATGNSLLSAVLVPLIHTMDERLYREFTREYYLKDAGDIGEVAGLHRSVAAAVRARHPAQARAAMRAHWMRMWRLVPSDEATG is encoded by the coding sequence GTGGCTGAACAGATCCTGGAGGCCATCCGCCGCGGCGCGTTCGCCCCGGAGGCCAGACTCCCCTCGGAGGCCGAGCTCGCCCAGATGATGGGGGTGAGCCGGCCCACCGTCCGCGAGGCCCTGTCCGGCCTCGCCGCGGTGGGCCTGATCGAGCCGCGCGTCGGGATCGGAAATTTCGTGCGCCCGCCCACGGAGCCGCTTGCCCGCCAGGCGTTGCTCCTTCTGGAGAGCGAGGCGAGCTGTCTGGAGATCATGGAGGCGCGGACGGTCTTGGAGCCGCCGCTGGCGGAGCTCGCAGCGCGGAAGAGGACGGAGGCCCAGGCGGAGCGGCTGGAGGCGATCGGTGCCGAGCTCGGTTCGCTCGCTGATCCGACGACCTTCGATGCCTACTTTTCCGCCGACAAGGGATTCCACCTCGCCCTGGTGGAGGCGACCGGGAACAGCCTCCTCAGTGCGGTGCTCGTCCCCCTCATCCACACGATGGACGAACGGCTGTACCGGGAGTTCACCCGGGAGTACTACCTGAAGGACGCGGGGGACATCGGCGAGGTGGCGGGGCTGCACCGGAGTGTGGCGGCGGCGGTGCGCGCCCGCCATCCGGCCCAGGCCCGCGCGGCGATGCGCGCGCACTGGATGCGGATGTGGCGCCTCGTCCCCAGCGACGAGGCAACTGGCTAG
- the tsaB gene encoding tRNA (adenosine(37)-N6)-threonylcarbamoyltransferase complex dimerization subunit type 1 TsaB, whose protein sequence is MLGIETAGAQGGVALVSLGGGEHEFVLPMGRSGGGVLPAAVDALLRLAAAKREEIELIAVDIGPGSFTGLRVGLAFAQGMAQALQVPVVGVRHTEALAGPVAWWPGKVAVWIHDRREFVYMAWATRDRVGAEAVLPWREALAKVVEQPGALLVGSGVEQFRDEIATCAPGVTCAGARFAHPRASEVARQGWDRFQSGGPDDPRPLAPHYVHKED, encoded by the coding sequence GTGTTGGGGATCGAGACTGCGGGCGCCCAGGGCGGAGTCGCCCTTGTTTCCCTGGGTGGTGGGGAGCACGAATTCGTGCTGCCGATGGGCCGCAGCGGGGGGGGAGTCCTCCCCGCGGCGGTGGATGCCTTGCTCCGTCTGGCGGCGGCGAAGCGGGAAGAGATCGAACTGATCGCCGTTGACATCGGCCCCGGTTCGTTCACCGGTCTCCGGGTCGGCCTTGCATTCGCCCAGGGAATGGCGCAGGCTTTACAGGTTCCCGTGGTGGGGGTTCGCCACACCGAGGCCCTCGCCGGACCGGTTGCGTGGTGGCCGGGGAAGGTCGCGGTGTGGATCCATGACCGCCGGGAGTTCGTGTACATGGCGTGGGCAACCCGGGACCGCGTGGGGGCGGAAGCCGTGCTCCCGTGGCGGGAGGCCCTCGCCAAGGTGGTCGAACAGCCGGGCGCTCTCCTCGTTGGATCCGGGGTCGAGCAGTTCCGGGACGAGATCGCGACTTGTGCGCCGGGGGTCACCTGCGCCGGGGCGCGGTTCGCCCACCCTCGGGCGAGCGAGGTTGCCCGCCAAGGCTGGGACCGGTTTCAGTCGGGGGGACCCGATGACCCGCGTCCACTTGCCCCTCACTACGTGCACAAGGAGGATTGA
- the rpmB gene encoding 50S ribosomal protein L28 translates to MARRCEICGRGPEFGAKVSHSGRHSRRVRLPNLQRIHVVHNGRRVRIEVCTRCIKAGKVAKA, encoded by the coding sequence ATGGCACGAAGATGCGAAATCTGCGGCCGGGGCCCCGAGTTCGGGGCGAAGGTGAGCCACTCCGGCCGCCACAGTCGCCGGGTGCGCCTGCCCAACCTGCAGCGCATCCACGTCGTCCACAACGGGCGGCGGGTGCGGATCGAGGTTTGTACCCGCTGCATCAAGGCGGGCAAGGTTGCCAAGGCATGA
- a CDS encoding TolB family protein, whose translation MRRLCVGLLLLIPIQAGAGLLGLTALDWSRDGQYVLYVDEGEVWVGLAPEGRNARPLTEGAATDWARFGPGDWFVYVAFSEQGYALWQATLAGERTLLFSQDQLRQSGALPGVELIARPAVSPDGTSIAFIAYADGQCDLYLFDLPSGTVRRLTRTPGPVDTPDFSPDGRSLAFVGLWQVGATLSWDLYVLDLVEGDRIEMLTEDPFFDWCPRFSPDGEWIAFESSLRGPSDIHVIRRDGRERTAFTFDEWRDAFPCWSPEGDEIGYGSLRSYGWLILASKTS comes from the coding sequence ATGCGCAGGCTGTGCGTTGGGCTGCTTCTCCTGATCCCGATCCAGGCGGGGGCGGGGCTCCTCGGCCTGACGGCCCTTGACTGGTCGCGGGATGGCCAGTACGTGCTGTACGTGGACGAAGGGGAAGTGTGGGTTGGGCTCGCCCCGGAGGGGCGGAACGCCCGTCCGCTGACCGAGGGCGCGGCCACCGACTGGGCGCGGTTCGGGCCCGGGGATTGGTTCGTGTACGTGGCGTTCAGCGAGCAAGGCTACGCCCTGTGGCAGGCCACCCTCGCTGGGGAGCGGACCCTCCTCTTCTCCCAAGACCAGCTCCGGCAGTCGGGGGCCCTCCCCGGGGTCGAGCTCATCGCGCGGCCCGCCGTGTCGCCGGATGGGACGAGCATCGCGTTCATCGCGTATGCGGATGGGCAGTGCGACTTGTACCTGTTCGATCTTCCCTCGGGGACGGTCCGCCGGCTCACCCGCACCCCTGGTCCGGTGGACACCCCCGACTTCTCCCCCGATGGCCGATCGCTCGCCTTCGTCGGCCTGTGGCAGGTCGGGGCGACGCTGAGTTGGGACCTGTACGTCCTCGACCTCGTGGAGGGAGACCGGATCGAGATGCTGACCGAGGACCCGTTCTTCGACTGGTGCCCCCGTTTCTCCCCGGATGGGGAATGGATCGCGTTTGAGTCGAGCCTGCGCGGGCCATCCGACATCCACGTCATCCGCCGCGATGGGCGGGAGCGGACCGCGTTCACCTTTGACGAGTGGCGCGATGCGTTCCCGTGCTGGAGCCCCGAGGGGGATGAGATCGGGTACGGATCCCTGCGCAGCTACGGGTGGCTCATCCTCGCCAGCAAGACCTCCTAA
- a CDS encoding YgeY family selenium metabolism-linked hydrolase, with translation MRSEFLARAEAYRAEIVGLGRRIIQTPSPSGREGEIVQLIASEMQAAGFAKVWTDPFGNVIGQVGDGPVKIAIDAHIDTVEPGNRDLWERDPYSGDTDGTWLYGRGASDQKAAMAAMIYGMKIMRELGALDAFTVYVVGSVLEEDCDGLCWRYIIEESGLRPDFVLITEPTEMRVNRGQRGRIEVRLRVAGRSAHASSPELGDNAVYKMARVVAELECLNERLPVRPVLGKGTIAVTEISSQSPSLNAVPDVCEVHLDRRLTVGESKDQVFRELEDALRRAGIAGTVRELVFDEPSYTGLRYPTEKYFPVWLEAEDALITRAAAKTYRRVFGRDPEIAHWNFSTNGTVTAGVYHIPTVGFGPGAEALAHAPNERVKTEDLVFSAAFYAAFPATLLTELAQVSQIKGG, from the coding sequence ATGAGGAGCGAGTTCCTCGCTCGGGCAGAGGCCTATCGCGCAGAGATCGTCGGCCTGGGCCGGCGCATCATCCAGACGCCGAGCCCGTCGGGACGAGAGGGAGAGATCGTCCAGCTGATCGCGTCGGAGATGCAAGCCGCCGGGTTCGCCAAGGTGTGGACCGATCCGTTCGGGAACGTCATCGGCCAGGTCGGCGATGGCCCGGTGAAGATCGCGATCGACGCCCACATCGACACCGTCGAGCCGGGGAACCGTGACCTCTGGGAGCGAGATCCCTACAGTGGCGACACCGACGGCACCTGGCTCTACGGGCGCGGGGCGTCGGACCAGAAGGCCGCGATGGCGGCGATGATTTACGGGATGAAGATCATGAGAGAACTCGGGGCTCTCGATGCCTTCACGGTGTACGTCGTGGGCTCGGTCCTCGAGGAGGACTGCGACGGCCTCTGCTGGCGGTACATCATCGAGGAGTCCGGGCTGCGCCCAGATTTCGTCCTCATCACCGAGCCGACAGAGATGAGGGTGAACCGCGGACAGCGGGGACGGATCGAGGTGCGGCTGCGCGTCGCCGGCCGCTCGGCCCACGCCAGCTCCCCCGAGCTCGGGGACAACGCGGTCTACAAGATGGCACGCGTCGTGGCCGAGCTCGAATGCCTGAACGAGCGGCTCCCCGTGAGGCCAGTGCTCGGCAAGGGGACGATCGCTGTCACGGAGATCAGCTCCCAGTCGCCGTCTCTGAACGCCGTCCCCGATGTGTGCGAGGTCCACCTCGATCGCCGCCTGACCGTTGGCGAGTCCAAGGACCAGGTGTTTCGCGAGCTGGAGGACGCCCTCCGGCGAGCGGGGATCGCGGGAACGGTGCGTGAGCTCGTGTTCGACGAGCCGAGTTATACCGGGCTGCGCTATCCCACCGAGAAGTACTTCCCGGTGTGGCTCGAGGCGGAGGATGCCCTCATCACCCGCGCGGCGGCGAAGACCTATCGCCGCGTTTTTGGACGGGACCCCGAGATCGCGCACTGGAACTTCAGCACGAACGGCACGGTTACCGCGGGCGTGTACCACATCCCCACGGTAGGATTCGGTCCAGGGGCGGAGGCGCTCGCCCATGCCCCGAACGAACGAGTGAAGACCGAAGACCTTGTGTTCAGCGCAGCGTTTTACGCTGCGTTTCCGGCCACGCTCCTCACCGAGCTGGCCCAAGTTTCGCAAATAAAAGGAGGGTAA
- a CDS encoding YbjN domain-containing protein — translation MTMREVVRRVGAWVAVLTAVLGATAVAAGDVVAWIPYARITPEYDNVVAILGFRPTETTTTDPAELDLLLAGRPVLLIPEQSEAEERALEELGLATATVLTGFLAQGGRIVGLTYSQGAEDILRGAGLWAVTDDYNVTGGDIAIALPTDPLARDVPARYEGPDGSTDFANLPRDAVVVAWDTVDEAPVVFRWETRGGTVVMLGFDCYEYNDATAQLLTNAVEVALGTPVEPAADNVVQDLGPADIEDILIQLGYTFDRRTDDYGDPAWVIYLNVATVALFVDDPVEDAPGRYQYLQLYAGWLTGGATPCEVVNAWNQAKRGSRAYLDEDGDVALEADLYLRGGVTRDTIAEFLERFERILPIFLDHLHEG, via the coding sequence ATGACGATGCGTGAGGTGGTGCGGAGGGTCGGGGCATGGGTCGCCGTTCTGACCGCAGTTTTGGGGGCAACCGCCGTCGCGGCAGGGGATGTGGTGGCCTGGATCCCCTACGCGCGGATCACCCCCGAGTACGACAACGTGGTTGCCATCCTCGGGTTCCGCCCGACGGAGACGACGACGACCGACCCGGCGGAGCTCGACCTCCTGCTCGCGGGCCGGCCGGTGCTCCTCATCCCCGAGCAATCGGAGGCCGAAGAGAGGGCCCTCGAGGAGCTGGGCCTCGCCACGGCAACCGTCCTGACCGGGTTCCTCGCCCAAGGAGGCCGGATCGTGGGCCTGACCTACTCCCAGGGGGCCGAGGACATCCTGCGCGGGGCCGGGCTATGGGCTGTGACGGATGACTACAACGTCACGGGCGGTGACATCGCGATCGCCCTTCCCACTGACCCCTTGGCGCGGGACGTCCCCGCGCGCTACGAGGGTCCGGACGGGAGCACCGACTTCGCGAACCTGCCCCGGGACGCGGTGGTGGTCGCCTGGGACACGGTGGACGAGGCGCCGGTCGTCTTCCGCTGGGAGACACGGGGGGGAACGGTGGTCATGCTCGGGTTCGACTGCTACGAGTACAACGACGCGACGGCGCAACTCCTCACGAACGCGGTTGAGGTTGCGCTTGGGACGCCCGTCGAACCAGCCGCGGACAACGTGGTGCAGGACCTGGGCCCAGCCGATATCGAGGACATCCTCATCCAGCTTGGCTACACGTTCGACAGGAGGACCGACGACTACGGCGATCCGGCCTGGGTGATCTACCTCAACGTGGCCACGGTGGCGCTGTTCGTGGACGACCCGGTGGAGGATGCCCCGGGCCGGTACCAGTACCTTCAACTCTATGCGGGGTGGCTCACCGGCGGCGCGACCCCGTGCGAGGTCGTCAACGCGTGGAACCAGGCCAAGCGGGGCTCGCGCGCCTACCTCGACGAGGACGGTGACGTGGCGCTCGAGGCCGATCTCTACCTGCGGGGCGGGGTGACGCGGGACACGATCGCCGAGTTCCTGGAACGATTCGAGCGGATCCTGCCCATCTTCCTCGACCACCTGCACGAGGGCTAG
- a CDS encoding riboflavin kinase produces the protein MSCAVAVGRFDGVHRGHQFLLAEARQRAAGLPVVAYTFPPRGPSLLTLPAKVRLLRDHADEVVVAPWERIQDLSAEEFVGEELVARLGATVAVVGPDHRFGRDRAGDVATLQRLASPLNLAVHVVAPWRWEGEVVSAGRIRDLIARGEVDQAALLLGRPAWLAGSPTSGVKLARRLGYPTVNLDLAPELVRPRRGVYAAWVQWSLGESKALFYIGDRPTFPGLSPSAEVHLFTPPHGEVVGSVEVHLLSFLRPDERFADEKALARAIAQDRLRGEQILAGTHPPPRLLREAELRAPGAGL, from the coding sequence ATGTCCTGTGCCGTGGCGGTGGGGCGGTTTGACGGCGTCCATCGCGGCCACCAGTTCCTCCTCGCGGAGGCGCGCCAGCGCGCCGCCGGGCTCCCTGTGGTCGCCTACACGTTCCCTCCCCGGGGGCCCTCTCTCCTCACCCTCCCCGCCAAGGTGCGCCTGCTCCGGGATCACGCCGACGAGGTCGTGGTGGCCCCCTGGGAACGGATCCAGGACCTGAGCGCCGAGGAGTTCGTGGGTGAGGAACTCGTCGCCCGGCTCGGGGCGACAGTGGCCGTGGTGGGGCCGGATCACCGGTTCGGCCGGGATCGGGCGGGGGATGTGGCCACCCTCCAGCGCCTCGCCTCCCCCCTCAACCTGGCGGTGCACGTCGTCGCCCCCTGGCGGTGGGAGGGGGAGGTGGTGAGCGCGGGCCGGATCCGGGACCTCATTGCCCGGGGGGAGGTGGATCAGGCGGCCTTGCTCCTCGGCCGGCCAGCGTGGCTCGCCGGGAGCCCGACGTCGGGGGTGAAGCTCGCCCGCCGGCTCGGCTACCCCACGGTGAACCTCGACCTCGCCCCCGAGCTCGTGCGGCCGCGGCGCGGGGTGTACGCGGCGTGGGTTCAATGGTCGCTCGGGGAAAGCAAGGCTCTATTCTACATCGGGGACCGGCCGACGTTCCCTGGGCTATCCCCCTCGGCCGAGGTCCACCTCTTCACCCCCCCCCACGGCGAGGTGGTGGGGTCAGTGGAGGTCCACCTCCTCTCCTTCCTCAGGCCTGACGAGCGCTTCGCCGATGAGAAGGCCCTCGCCCGTGCGATCGCCCAGGATCGCCTCCGCGGCGAGCAAATCCTAGCGGGAACGCATCCCCCGCCCCGCCTCCTTCGTGAGGCGGAGTTGCGCGCCCCGGGAGCTGGCCTCTAA